In a single window of the Leptolyngbyaceae cyanobacterium genome:
- a CDS encoding PAS domain S-box protein: MRSYLPFHRLKIPLRLFLVVPFLLLLVITVGVTNYFSIQNSRESVQELAHQLMTEVSDRVRLYLDNYLEQPHRINNRNAKSIDFHQLDLRRLDEVERYLIWQSSNFDYIPGIVYANERGDFRIAESSNGVKSIWVTDSPNIRKFAQYSITADGKRGQLLQMGEYPPDWDIRQRSWYKLAKQKKQSTWSSVYPLGDGSDLTINASLPVYDSITKEFIGAFAVKLPLSKLNQFLKNLKLGNSGLFFLMEPNGYLIASSTDELPFIKTPDGKFKRILATESQHPLIRSVSQYLASQLKDVSAIDQLKTLDFPIDNQTYCVQIQPYKDRHGLNWLLVTIVPKSDFMAEIDGNTQHTIRLTVLAAIAAILCGMTIANRIASPMLLLSQTSAAMARGNLNLQMPEDMPVRELALMARSFNLMAQQLRAAFDRINTDLQESESRYAIIFRNSPDPVSITTLEDGRWIDVNNSFLEVSGYSYEEIIGKTALETNFLIDLSQGEAIVRELKETGIVRNQEFHWRTKSGEIKVSLVSCEIIEIAGETYVLNISKEIGEIKKVEEALRQSEARFQEIVKTISQLFFVRSAITGQFIYISTAYERIWGRSCESLYENPQSWAQSIHPEDRASVEKSLQIQWAGNSVAREYRIIRPNGEIRWIFTQINLVRDEAGNPSNFIGFATDITDRKHLELALQKSEAKLSDIINSPIASIVRIQMFADRNWNIDYLSAGCETIFGYTVEEFFQEKTIWLARIMPEDLENTILPLFDRVLIEPIVTCEYRFYRKDGSLRWLSARMTCRYDADFNCWWINQFTVDITDRKTLEKELAFREAQLNAFFNCAPLGLNIIDDELRFVKINAPLAEINGVPIANHIGKTIRETLPELAPVVESIYQQVIATNQPILNVEVKGEVPKQPGDIRYWLASYFPIPYLEENRIWVGTVVADITDRKQAEIALSESEQRLRLILESSPLAIFIKDLQGRYTTVNPAYEQMVQLSQEQLLGISDWELLPPEKAAMCQESDEITITQKQAITFEEQVPFQTGTRHLLVTKFPLCDTNGTVYAVCGITIDLTERKRAEEALRESEARLRSLADNLPGVIYTYTYYDDGRNGIEYISEGCAELFGISAQEVMADFSTIERRIHPEDLPSYQVAIESCIKNLTPLYYEYRHLHPDGNVRWLAVSARHETRADGSIAWRGVLLNISDRKRAEEALQQKTQELEHFFSSAIDLLCIANTDGYFIHLNPEWEKALGYSLLELQGKRFLDFVHPEDLEATLLRIDQLTKQQPVLTFTNRYCHRDGSYRWFEWRSIPAGKYIYATARDITARKLAEEALQVTLNRLQNLATAVPGNIYSLVHHPDGSLEFEYTNQKLAEIAETTIEEVFQDPEKFIVGQIHPDDRQGYIEAVTRSAETLTTFKHEWRLIFPTGKIKWLQGNSQPERRDNGDIVWHGIVIDITDRKQIEEALRESEQRFRNLFENSPVAYQSLDEEGRYIDLNDELCDLLGYTRTEILGKYFGEFWSPKTRDRFRQKFECFKTDGIVRAEVELMNKDGNFVITILEGRVQRTPDGQFIKTHCVLYNITDRKLAEEALRQSEKALAEAQKIAHVGSWSFDLKTQKITWSAECFRIFGCDPTKPEPTYEEHLKLTHPDDREEFDRDVRFAISEGRSYEHEIRIFLPDGSMRYTLGKGQAVFDRSKAVVKLFGTVQDITERKQAEQALQKSEATNRALIAAIPDLLIRMDRDGYYLDFYASSDYLIFNPQQKREGANITDVLPESLAREWLYYIEQALQTGQVQTYEQQLIIEGNLQYEETRIVPIQDNEVLVMVRNISDRKQAEEALRRSEAMNRAMRDALPDLIVRMKRDGTYIDVKPATTFPMLASASQMIGGNIYQFLPFEIAQTRIAFVERALATGQMQVYDLNLEVNGEQRWQEARIVPLNFDEVLVVIRDISDRKRAEAELQKAKEIAEAANQAKSEFLANMSHEIRTPMNAILGFCDLLQNCITESQPRFYLQSIAASGKTLLSLINDILDLSKIEAGKLQLHYEPVNLRTLILEVGQIFSQKAREKNLSLESEIERTVPSGILFDEVRLRQILFNVVGNALKFTERGTIKISARCQPLSPSQPSKIPTNQVSLEISVTDTGIGIPREQQASIFDAFLQVEGQSTRKYGGTGLGLAIVKRLTQLLGGTVTLQSQLGEGSTFTFTFPVVSTTDPLLEEAPKTDLDDNLNQFKAAKILAVDDVPSNLTLLQSYFVGTKHDILLAKDGLEAVNIARNQNPDVILLDWRMPNMDGLEASKILQEDEKTKNIPIIMITASALKEELELLRSTCQGFLPKPVSRQQLVRELKKFLNIETSYLELDPKPPMVLPKSTLLEIAPDTLEKLPQLIDTLRREEETVWPNLCNSMIRRDLKKFAENLQIWGEQYNYLPLLEYADTLAKQIQEFDFERLPETLKYFPKIRLELEKINPNA; encoded by the coding sequence ATGCGATCGTACTTGCCATTTCATCGGCTGAAAATCCCTCTCCGGCTGTTCTTAGTCGTTCCCTTCCTCCTGCTGCTGGTAATCACCGTCGGAGTTACGAACTACTTTTCAATTCAAAATAGTCGGGAATCGGTGCAAGAACTGGCGCACCAGTTGATGACGGAAGTTAGCGATCGCGTTCGCCTCTACCTGGATAATTATTTAGAACAACCTCACCGAATCAATAATCGCAACGCTAAGTCGATCGATTTCCATCAACTCGATCTGCGTCGCTTGGATGAAGTAGAACGATATCTGATTTGGCAAAGCTCTAACTTCGATTACATTCCAGGCATTGTTTATGCGAACGAACGGGGAGATTTTAGAATTGCCGAGTCCTCTAATGGTGTCAAGTCAATTTGGGTAACAGATAGCCCCAATATTAGAAAATTTGCTCAATACTCCATCACTGCTGATGGAAAACGAGGTCAATTACTCCAAATGGGAGAATATCCGCCAGACTGGGATATTCGACAACGCTCTTGGTATAAATTAGCCAAACAAAAAAAACAAAGTACTTGGAGTTCGGTTTATCCGTTGGGTGATGGTAGCGACTTAACTATTAATGCTAGTTTACCCGTTTACGATTCCATCACCAAAGAATTCATCGGCGCTTTTGCGGTGAAGTTGCCTTTGAGTAAATTAAATCAATTTCTCAAAAATTTGAAATTGGGCAATTCCGGGCTATTTTTTCTGATGGAACCGAATGGTTATTTAATCGCCAGTTCGACAGATGAATTGCCTTTTATTAAAACTCCAGATGGAAAATTCAAAAGAATTTTAGCAACCGAAAGCCAACATCCCTTAATCCGTTCTGTCAGTCAATATCTAGCATCGCAATTGAAAGATGTGAGCGCGATCGACCAACTAAAAACATTAGATTTTCCGATCGACAATCAAACCTATTGCGTACAAATACAGCCATATAAAGATCGGCATGGATTGAATTGGTTGCTAGTAACGATCGTGCCGAAATCCGATTTTATGGCGGAGATCGATGGCAATACCCAGCATACGATTCGGCTGACAGTATTGGCAGCGATCGCAGCGATTTTATGCGGGATGACGATCGCCAATCGAATTGCCAGTCCGATGTTACTGCTCTCTCAAACCTCAGCGGCAATGGCGCGAGGCAATTTAAATTTGCAAATGCCGGAAGATATGCCAGTGCGGGAACTAGCGCTAATGGCGCGTTCCTTTAACTTGATGGCGCAACAATTGCGAGCAGCTTTCGATCGCATCAACACCGATCTGCAAGAATCGGAATCCAGATATGCCATCATCTTTCGCAACAGTCCCGATCCGGTGAGCATCACCACTTTAGAGGATGGACGCTGGATTGATGTCAACAATAGTTTTTTGGAAGTCAGCGGTTATAGCTATGAAGAAATCATCGGTAAAACCGCACTAGAAACTAATTTTTTGATTGATTTGTCTCAGGGAGAAGCGATCGTCAGAGAACTTAAAGAAACCGGTATTGTCAGAAATCAAGAATTTCACTGGCGGACTAAATCCGGTGAAATTAAAGTATCCCTCGTTTCTTGTGAAATCATCGAAATCGCCGGCGAAACTTACGTTCTTAATATAAGTAAAGAAATTGGCGAAATCAAAAAAGTAGAAGAGGCATTGCGTCAAAGCGAAGCACGATTTCAGGAAATCGTCAAAACCATCAGCCAACTTTTCTTCGTGCGATCGGCAATTACCGGACAATTTATTTATATTAGTACTGCTTACGAACGAATTTGGGGACGTAGTTGTGAAAGTTTGTATGAAAACCCTCAATCGTGGGCACAAAGCATTCATCCAGAAGATCGCGCCTCGGTAGAAAAATCTCTGCAAATCCAATGGGCGGGAAATTCTGTTGCGCGAGAATACCGAATTATTCGACCGAATGGGGAAATTCGGTGGATATTTACTCAAATTAATCTAGTGAGAGATGAAGCGGGTAATCCATCTAATTTTATCGGTTTTGCTACGGATATTACCGATCGCAAACATCTGGAATTGGCGCTGCAAAAATCGGAAGCCAAATTGAGCGATATTATTAACAGCCCGATCGCATCGATCGTCCGCATTCAAATGTTTGCCGATCGCAATTGGAATATCGATTACCTTTCAGCAGGTTGCGAAACGATCTTTGGCTATACCGTAGAGGAATTTTTTCAAGAAAAAACCATTTGGCTCGCCAGAATAATGCCAGAAGATCTAGAAAATACGATTCTACCTTTATTCGATCGAGTGTTGATCGAGCCGATCGTCACTTGCGAGTATCGTTTCTATCGCAAAGATGGCAGCTTGCGCTGGTTATCTGCCAGAATGACTTGTCGATATGACGCGGATTTTAATTGTTGGTGGATCAACCAGTTTACCGTCGATATCACCGATCGCAAAACCTTAGAAAAAGAACTCGCATTCCGAGAAGCTCAACTAAATGCCTTTTTTAATTGTGCGCCCCTCGGTCTTAATATAATCGATGACGAATTGCGATTTGTCAAAATCAACGCACCCTTGGCAGAAATTAATGGAGTACCGATTGCCAACCATATAGGTAAAACAATTCGCGAAACTTTGCCTGAATTAGCACCCGTTGTCGAATCGATTTACCAACAAGTCATCGCCACAAATCAGCCGATTTTGAACGTAGAAGTAAAAGGCGAAGTTCCCAAACAACCCGGGGACATTCGCTACTGGCTGGCTTCTTATTTCCCAATTCCCTACTTAGAAGAAAATCGCATCTGGGTGGGAACGGTGGTAGCGGACATTACCGATCGCAAACAAGCCGAAATCGCTCTTTCCGAAAGCGAACAACGGTTACGTTTAATTTTGGAAAGTTCCCCACTAGCGATTTTTATTAAAGATTTACAAGGACGTTACACTACGGTTAATCCTGCTTACGAACAAATGGTGCAGCTTTCCCAAGAGCAGCTATTGGGAATCTCGGACTGGGAATTATTGCCTCCAGAAAAGGCGGCGATGTGTCAAGAAAGCGATGAAATAACCATCACTCAAAAGCAGGCGATTACTTTTGAAGAACAAGTACCGTTTCAAACAGGAACTCGTCATTTGTTAGTTACCAAGTTTCCCCTTTGCGATACGAACGGAACGGTATACGCTGTCTGCGGAATCACGATCGATCTGACGGAACGCAAACGTGCTGAAGAAGCTTTGCGAGAAAGTGAAGCGCGTTTGCGAAGTCTGGCTGATAACTTGCCCGGAGTAATTTACACTTATACCTACTACGATGATGGTAGAAATGGGATAGAGTACATCAGTGAAGGATGTGCTGAATTATTTGGGATTTCCGCTCAAGAAGTGATGGCGGATTTCTCGACGATCGAGCGGCGAATTCACCCAGAAGATTTACCGAGTTATCAAGTTGCGATCGAGTCTTGCATCAAAAATTTAACACCTTTATATTACGAGTATCGCCATCTTCACCCAGATGGTAACGTTCGCTGGCTAGCGGTGAGCGCTCGTCACGAAACCCGGGCGGATGGCTCGATCGCTTGGCGCGGCGTACTTCTGAATATTAGCGATCGCAAACGCGCTGAAGAAGCATTACAACAAAAAACTCAGGAGTTAGAACATTTCTTTTCCAGCGCGATCGATTTATTGTGCATTGCTAACACCGATGGTTATTTTATCCACCTTAACCCGGAGTGGGAAAAAGCGCTGGGTTATAGTTTGTTAGAGTTGCAAGGCAAGCGCTTTCTCGATTTCGTCCATCCCGAAGATTTAGAAGCAACTCTCTTAAGGATCGATCAATTAACCAAGCAACAACCCGTTTTAACTTTTACCAATCGCTACTGCCATCGAGATGGTTCCTATCGATGGTTTGAGTGGCGATCGATTCCCGCCGGAAAGTATATCTACGCAACGGCGAGAGATATCACCGCACGCAAATTAGCCGAAGAAGCTTTGCAAGTGACGTTGAATCGCCTGCAAAATCTAGCTACCGCCGTACCGGGAAATATTTATTCTCTAGTGCACCATCCCGATGGTTCTTTAGAATTTGAATATACGAACCAAAAACTGGCAGAAATTGCCGAAACAACGATCGAAGAAGTTTTTCAAGACCCGGAAAAATTCATTGTCGGTCAAATACATCCAGACGATCGGCAAGGATATATAGAAGCAGTCACCCGCAGCGCCGAAACTCTCACTACATTTAAACATGAATGGCGTTTGATCTTTCCCACCGGCAAAATCAAGTGGTTGCAAGGCAATTCTCAACCGGAACGGCGAGATAACGGGGATATAGTTTGGCATGGCATCGTAATTGATATTACCGATCGCAAACAAATCGAAGAAGCTTTGCGAGAAAGCGAACAGCGCTTCCGCAACTTGTTTGAAAACTCCCCAGTCGCCTACCAATCCCTGGATGAGGAGGGACGCTACATCGATCTCAACGATGAGTTGTGCGACCTTTTGGGATACACCAGAACAGAAATTTTAGGTAAGTATTTCGGTGAATTTTGGTCGCCCAAGACTCGCGATCGGTTTCGCCAAAAATTTGAATGTTTCAAAACCGATGGGATCGTTCGCGCCGAAGTGGAACTGATGAACAAAGATGGCAATTTCGTTATCACCATTCTGGAAGGTCGCGTTCAGCGCACTCCGGATGGACAGTTTATCAAAACTCATTGCGTTTTATATAACATTACCGATCGCAAGCTTGCCGAAGAAGCACTGCGCCAAAGTGAAAAAGCCCTCGCCGAAGCCCAAAAAATCGCTCATGTAGGCAGTTGGTCGTTCGATTTGAAAACCCAAAAAATTACTTGGTCAGCAGAATGTTTTCGGATTTTCGGATGCGATCCGACCAAGCCAGAACCAACTTACGAAGAACATTTAAAATTGACTCATCCCGACGATCGAGAAGAGTTCGATCGCGATGTCCGCTTTGCCATTAGCGAAGGCAGGTCTTACGAACATGAAATCCGCATTTTTCTGCCCGATGGCTCGATGCGCTACACTTTGGGGAAAGGGCAAGCTGTATTCGATCGATCTAAAGCAGTGGTTAAATTATTCGGCACCGTGCAGGATATCACAGAACGCAAGCAAGCCGAACAAGCTTTGCAAAAAAGTGAAGCCACTAACCGCGCTTTGATCGCTGCCATTCCCGACTTGCTGATCCGGATGGATCGAGATGGCTACTATTTAGACTTTTATGCCAGTAGCGATTACCTCATTTTCAATCCTCAACAAAAACGAGAAGGCGCTAATATCACCGATGTTCTACCTGAAAGTTTAGCCAGAGAATGGCTTTATTATATCGAACAAGCTTTGCAAACAGGTCAAGTGCAAACTTACGAACAGCAACTTATTATTGAAGGAAATCTTCAATACGAAGAAACTCGCATCGTACCGATTCAAGATAATGAAGTATTAGTGATGGTACGCAACATTAGCGATCGCAAACAAGCAGAAGAAGCACTGCGTCGCAGCGAAGCCATGAATCGCGCCATGCGGGATGCCTTACCGGATCTGATCGTCCGCATGAAACGAGACGGCACTTACATAGATGTCAAACCCGCTACCACATTTCCCATGCTAGCCTCTGCTTCCCAAATGATCGGAGGCAATATTTACCAATTCTTACCTTTTGAAATTGCCCAAACGCGAATAGCCTTCGTCGAACGTGCTTTAGCAACCGGACAGATGCAAGTTTACGACCTTAACTTAGAAGTCAATGGAGAACAACGCTGGCAAGAAGCCCGCATCGTCCCTCTCAATTTCGATGAGGTATTAGTGGTAATTCGCGATATTAGCGATCGCAAACGCGCCGAAGCCGAACTTCAAAAAGCCAAAGAAATCGCCGAAGCCGCCAATCAAGCTAAAAGCGAATTCTTAGCGAATATGAGTCACGAAATTCGCACCCCCATGAACGCCATCCTGGGTTTTTGCGACTTATTACAAAACTGCATCACCGAATCCCAACCGCGTTTTTACCTCCAATCAATTGCTGCCAGCGGCAAAACACTATTATCCTTAATTAACGATATCCTCGACCTCTCGAAAATCGAAGCCGGAAAACTGCAACTCCACTACGAACCAGTTAACTTAAGAACTTTAATTCTCGAAGTAGGCCAGATTTTTTCGCAAAAAGCCCGGGAAAAAAACCTTTCTTTAGAATCGGAAATAGAGCGCACCGTACCCAGCGGTATTCTATTTGATGAAGTACGCCTGCGACAAATTCTTTTCAACGTAGTTGGCAACGCCCTCAAATTTACCGAACGAGGTACGATTAAAATATCTGCTCGCTGTCAGCCACTTTCCCCTTCACAACCGAGTAAAATACCGACAAATCAGGTATCCCTAGAAATATCGGTTACCGATACCGGAATCGGCATTCCCAGAGAACAACAAGCGAGCATTTTCGATGCTTTTTTACAAGTAGAAGGGCAAAGTACTCGCAAATATGGCGGTACTGGTTTGGGATTAGCGATCGTCAAACGACTAACTCAACTCTTAGGTGGTACCGTAACCCTGCAAAGCCAACTAGGTGAAGGTAGCACTTTTACTTTTACTTTTCCAGTCGTATCGACTACCGATCCTTTGTTAGAAGAAGCCCCTAAAACCGATTTAGATGATAATTTAAATCAATTTAAGGCTGCTAAAATACTGGCAGTTGATGATGTCCCCTCCAACCTTACCCTCCTGCAAAGTTATTTTGTCGGCACTAAACACGACATCCTATTAGCTAAAGATGGATTGGAGGCAGTTAACATTGCTCGAAATCAAAACCCAGATGTGATCTTATTAGATTGGCGGATGCCCAACATGGATGGCTTAGAAGCTAGTAAAATTTTACAAGAAGATGAAAAAACTAAAAATATTCCCATTATCATGATCACCGCTTCCGCTTTAAAAGAAGAACTAGAACTTTTGCGATCGACCTGTCAAGGATTTCTACCCAAACCAGTTAGCCGTCAGCAGTTAGTCCGGGAACTTAAAAAATTTTTAAACATCGAAACAAGTTATTTAGAACTCGATCCCAAACCTCCTATGGTTTTACCGAAATCAACTTTATTAGAAATTGCACCAGATACTTTAGAAAAATTACCCCAATTGATAGATACCCTGCGGCGAGAAGAAGAAACCGTTTGGCCAAATTTATGTAATTCGATGATTCGGCGAGATTTGAAGAAATTTGCAGAGAATCTGCAAATATGGGGAGAACAGTACAATTATCTTCCTCTCCTAGAATACGCTGATACTTTAGCCAAGCAAATTCAAGAGTTTGATTTTGAACGCTTACCAGAAACACTCAAATATTTTCCGAAAATTAGATTAGAATTGGAAAAAATTAACCCAAATGCTTAA